One Pseudomonas sp. AN-1 genomic region harbors:
- a CDS encoding protein BatD: MTFPTPRALRALILLAALALLSLARGALAAELRAQVDRHELTVGEIVELTLQSDDPTLFGRPDLSVLQAQFEVLDTRLLTRPAENGAPGDLDSLLVIGLQPKLAGRLRIPPLQVGEAFSPAIELEVHEAAPRAGSEALAPVFVDAHLDEDSVYVQAQAILTLRVYHSLALYDDSRLSPLELADARVEPLGATRTYETLLDGVRHGVIETRYALFPQHSGELRIPALLFSATALAPGEAGAQPFGPRSGRPVQVRSPELTLQVKPKPADYPAGTPWLPARVLTVSEHWSPEEQRVQVGDSLTRNLLVRAEGLASAQLPVLDMPVQEHWLRRYPEQPRLHNRVGEHGLTGSREESSALVPTTPGRIELPALEVVWWNTVEDRLMRSRLPGRTLVVEDNPNLVDTPPVVPGELASREARLWPWQLATAIFALTTALGFGLWWRARRLPAVIRAAASGPSPRTLQDDLRRACQSNDPHATRQALDAWARQQPETLADMAARYVPLSDALDGLNGALYSASGHSWQGEALWQAVGSLPPASNGNAGPPPAGSLPPLYPR; encoded by the coding sequence ATGACCTTTCCGACGCCCCGCGCCCTGCGCGCCCTGATCCTGCTCGCCGCGCTGGCCCTGCTGTCGCTCGCCCGCGGCGCCCTGGCCGCCGAGCTGCGCGCGCAGGTCGATCGCCACGAGCTGACGGTCGGCGAGATCGTCGAACTGACCCTGCAGAGCGACGACCCGACCCTGTTCGGCCGCCCCGACCTGAGCGTCCTGCAGGCGCAGTTCGAGGTGCTCGACACCCGCCTGCTGACCCGGCCGGCCGAGAACGGCGCGCCGGGCGACCTCGACAGCCTGCTGGTGATCGGCCTGCAGCCGAAGCTGGCCGGGCGCCTGCGCATCCCGCCGCTGCAGGTCGGCGAGGCGTTCTCCCCCGCCATCGAGCTGGAGGTGCACGAAGCCGCCCCCCGCGCCGGCAGCGAAGCCCTGGCGCCGGTGTTCGTCGATGCCCACCTGGACGAGGACAGCGTCTATGTGCAGGCCCAGGCCATCCTCACCCTGCGCGTCTACCACTCGCTGGCGCTGTACGACGACAGCCGCCTGAGCCCGCTGGAGCTGGCCGATGCGCGGGTCGAACCGCTGGGCGCCACGCGCACCTACGAGACCCTGCTCGACGGCGTGCGCCACGGGGTGATCGAGACCCGCTACGCGCTGTTCCCCCAGCACAGCGGCGAACTGCGCATCCCCGCCCTGCTGTTCAGCGCCACCGCCCTCGCCCCGGGCGAGGCCGGCGCGCAGCCGTTCGGCCCGCGCAGCGGGCGGCCGGTCCAGGTGCGCTCGCCGGAGCTGACCCTGCAGGTCAAGCCCAAGCCGGCCGACTATCCGGCCGGCACGCCCTGGCTGCCGGCGCGGGTGCTGACCGTCAGCGAGCACTGGAGTCCCGAGGAGCAGCGGGTGCAGGTCGGCGACTCGCTGACCCGCAACCTGCTGGTGCGCGCCGAAGGCCTGGCCAGCGCCCAGTTGCCGGTGCTGGACATGCCGGTGCAGGAGCACTGGCTGCGCCGCTACCCGGAGCAGCCGCGCCTGCACAACCGCGTCGGCGAGCACGGCCTGACCGGCAGCCGCGAGGAAAGCAGCGCGCTGGTGCCGACCACCCCCGGGCGCATCGAGCTGCCGGCGCTGGAGGTGGTGTGGTGGAACACCGTCGAGGATCGCCTGATGCGCAGCCGCCTGCCCGGCCGCACCCTGGTGGTGGAGGACAACCCGAACCTGGTCGATACCCCGCCGGTGGTGCCCGGCGAGCTGGCGAGCCGCGAGGCGCGCCTGTGGCCCTGGCAGCTGGCCACCGCCATCTTCGCCCTCACCACCGCGCTCGGCTTCGGCCTGTGGTGGCGCGCGCGGCGCCTGCCGGCGGTGATCCGCGCCGCCGCCAGCGGCCCCAGCCCGCGCACCCTGCAGGACGACCTGCGCCGCGCCTGCCAGAGCAACGACCCCCACGCCACCCGCCAGGCGCTGGACGCCTGGGCGCGCCAGCAGCCGGAGACCCTCGCCGACATGGCCGCGCGCTATGTGCCGCTCTCCGACGCCCTCGACGGCCTCAACGGCGCCCTGTACAGCGCCAGCGGCCACTCCTGGCAGGGCGAGGCGCTGTGGCAGGCCGTCGGCAGCCTGCCGCCGGCCAGCAACGGCAACGCCGGCCCGCCGCCAGCCGGCTCGCTGCCGCCGCTGTATCCGCGCTGA
- a CDS encoding allantoin permease — protein MAGKPANQHSGTDSAVPLDQRLSRGSLTMAWWGICSAMFYLVVGAALAMGFGTRNAIVGLLLSVVCYGAINAVISRYAIASGLSVAQFSRHLFGRAGAALAALLFSATAIYYAAFEGSVMAVALNHYASAVSLEQAYLLVVVYSVLLIFGRAMRWLDKLNGVLLPLYLLGLVAALLVAVDQYGYSAAWLELAPEGGAPAYGWWNCFTYFMGVWVLMMYTWDYARFGRPEDSDYHARFNFGMPFYAVAFLLNGLAGIFLAATIPTEGGVSEVSVVLSIVQLMGLWGLLFVWVTQTRINTGNFFLGATNLQALCAGLGGRAPYMVWAALTGLTVYLLMRFDVFSYILQALAWQSIFIVAWVAIALAHILAARGAPPAADASLPAFNARGLLAWFAAAATGIVLLKVGDATLATFSAPVTFVVAFAGYRLLASGRRRAWSAGADSL, from the coding sequence ATGGCCGGAAAACCTGCAAACCAGCATTCGGGTACCGATAGCGCGGTACCGCTCGATCAACGCTTAAGCCGCGGCTCGCTGACCATGGCCTGGTGGGGCATCTGCAGCGCGATGTTCTACCTGGTGGTCGGCGCCGCCCTGGCGATGGGCTTCGGCACGCGCAACGCGATCGTCGGCCTGCTGCTGTCGGTGGTCTGCTACGGGGCGATCAACGCGGTGATCAGCCGCTACGCCATCGCCAGCGGACTGTCGGTGGCGCAGTTCTCGCGCCATCTGTTTGGCCGCGCCGGCGCGGCGCTGGCGGCCCTGCTGTTCAGCGCCACCGCCATCTACTACGCGGCCTTCGAGGGCTCGGTGATGGCGGTGGCGCTCAACCACTACGCCAGCGCGGTGAGCCTGGAGCAGGCCTACCTGCTGGTGGTGGTGTACAGCGTGCTGCTGATCTTCGGCCGCGCCATGCGCTGGCTGGACAAGCTCAACGGCGTGCTGCTGCCGCTGTACCTGCTCGGCCTGGTCGCGGCGCTGCTGGTGGCGGTCGACCAGTACGGCTACTCCGCCGCCTGGCTGGAGCTGGCGCCGGAAGGCGGCGCGCCCGCGTACGGCTGGTGGAACTGCTTCACCTACTTCATGGGTGTCTGGGTGCTGATGATGTACACCTGGGACTACGCCCGCTTCGGCCGCCCCGAGGACAGCGACTACCACGCCCGCTTCAACTTCGGCATGCCGTTCTACGCTGTGGCCTTCCTGCTCAACGGCCTGGCCGGGATCTTCCTCGCCGCCACCATCCCCACCGAGGGCGGTGTCAGCGAGGTGTCGGTGGTGCTGTCGATCGTCCAGCTGATGGGTCTCTGGGGCCTGCTGTTCGTCTGGGTCACCCAGACGCGCATCAACACCGGCAACTTCTTCCTCGGCGCCACCAACCTGCAGGCACTGTGCGCAGGCCTCGGCGGCCGCGCACCCTACATGGTGTGGGCGGCGCTCACCGGCCTCACGGTCTACCTGCTGATGCGCTTCGACGTGTTCAGCTACATCCTGCAGGCGCTGGCCTGGCAGAGCATCTTCATCGTCGCCTGGGTGGCCATCGCCCTGGCGCACATCCTCGCCGCCCGCGGCGCACCGCCAGCCGCCGACGCCAGCCTGCCGGCGTTCAACGCCCGCGGCCTGCTGGCCTGGTTCGCCGCCGCGGCCACCGGCATCGTCCTGCTCAAGGTCGGCGACGCGACCCTGGCGACCTTCTCGGCGCCGGTCACCTTCGTGGTCGCCTTCGCCGGCTACCGCCTGCTGGCCAGCGGCCGGCGGCGCGCCTGGTCGGCCGGCGCCGACAGCCTCTGA
- a CDS encoding hydantoinase B/oxoprolinase family protein: MSTVDPITLAVVRGALETAQREMTLTLEKTGRSSVFNLAHDYSNALFDHFPEMILQGQDIPIHLGSLIPAMKCVAEFFDGDIAEGDVIYHNDPAYKGSHILDCCMYKPVFYQGELVFWTVCKGHLTDIGGPVPAGYNPDAKEIYAEGLRIPPVKLWAGGKRREDVFNLLLTNMRARPYQEGDLNAQYGACCVGERHLLELVEKYGVAQVRACIAELKNMADRHMRALLRDVPDGHYSGTAILEDSGHGLGELAITAHVEIRGDEAHVRIESPPQVPYFINSYEGNSVSGVYLGLMMFAQVPPPYNEGLYRCVSVDLGPKGTLCNAEEPAPHVNCTTTPMETLADAVRQALEQAAPERVTASWGHASGINIAGHDPRREGDEYVTMVLASIISGAGANKVMDGWHACGPLCCFGALMSGDIELLEYSYPIVIHRYSLMSDSGGAGEFRGGSGTRLEIEPLEHEMTVVGFGEGRQLATAGAAGARNALIEPKLGRLIHRRADGEETHYIQNPVLTVRPGERVINVNPGGGGYGDPLRRPVAAVLDDLRNGLVSAEGARLEYGVIVDADGHLDEAATRAARAPH, translated from the coding sequence ATGAGTACAGTAGATCCGATCACCCTCGCGGTCGTGCGCGGGGCGCTGGAAACGGCCCAGCGCGAGATGACCCTGACCCTGGAGAAGACCGGCCGCTCCAGCGTGTTCAACCTGGCCCACGACTACTCCAACGCGCTGTTCGACCACTTCCCGGAAATGATCCTGCAAGGCCAGGACATCCCGATCCACCTCGGCTCGCTGATCCCGGCGATGAAATGCGTGGCCGAGTTCTTCGACGGCGACATCGCCGAAGGCGACGTGATCTATCACAACGACCCGGCCTACAAGGGCAGCCACATCCTCGACTGCTGCATGTACAAGCCGGTGTTCTACCAGGGCGAGCTGGTGTTCTGGACGGTGTGCAAGGGCCACCTCACCGACATCGGCGGCCCGGTGCCGGCCGGCTACAACCCGGACGCCAAGGAGATCTACGCCGAGGGCCTGCGCATCCCGCCGGTCAAGCTGTGGGCCGGCGGCAAGCGCCGCGAGGACGTGTTCAACCTGCTGCTCACCAACATGCGCGCCCGCCCCTACCAGGAGGGCGACCTCAACGCCCAGTACGGCGCCTGCTGCGTCGGCGAGCGCCACCTGCTGGAGCTGGTCGAGAAGTACGGCGTCGCCCAGGTGCGCGCCTGCATCGCCGAGCTGAAGAACATGGCCGACCGCCACATGCGCGCCCTGCTGCGCGACGTGCCGGACGGCCACTACAGCGGCACCGCGATCCTCGAGGACTCCGGCCACGGCCTCGGCGAGCTGGCGATCACCGCCCACGTCGAGATCCGCGGCGACGAGGCCCACGTGCGCATCGAAAGCCCGCCGCAGGTGCCCTACTTCATCAACTCCTACGAGGGCAACTCGGTGTCCGGCGTCTACCTGGGCCTGATGATGTTCGCCCAGGTGCCGCCGCCCTACAACGAGGGCCTGTACCGCTGCGTCAGCGTCGACCTCGGGCCCAAGGGCACCCTGTGCAACGCCGAGGAGCCGGCGCCGCACGTCAACTGCACCACCACGCCGATGGAAACCCTGGCCGACGCCGTGCGCCAGGCGCTGGAGCAGGCCGCACCCGAGCGCGTCACCGCCTCCTGGGGCCACGCCAGCGGCATCAACATCGCCGGCCACGACCCGCGCCGCGAGGGCGACGAGTACGTGACCATGGTGCTCGCCTCGATCATCTCCGGCGCCGGCGCCAACAAGGTGATGGACGGCTGGCACGCCTGCGGCCCGCTGTGCTGCTTCGGCGCGCTGATGAGCGGCGACATCGAGCTGCTCGAGTACTCCTACCCGATCGTCATCCACCGCTACAGCCTGATGAGCGACAGCGGCGGCGCCGGCGAATTCCGCGGCGGCTCCGGCACCCGCCTGGAGATCGAACCGCTGGAGCACGAGATGACCGTGGTCGGCTTCGGCGAGGGCCGCCAGCTGGCCACCGCCGGCGCGGCCGGCGCGCGCAACGCGCTGATCGAGCCCAAGCTCGGCCGCCTGATCCACCGCCGCGCCGACGGCGAGGAAACCCACTACATCCAGAACCCAGTGCTGACCGTGCGCCCCGGCGAGCGGGTGATCAACGTCAACCCCGGTGGCGGTGGCTACGGCGACCCGCTGCGCCGCCCGGTCGCCGCGGTCCTCGACGACCTGCGCAACGGCCTGGTCTCCGCCGAGGGCGCCCGCCTCGAGTACGGGGTGATCGTCGACGCCGACGGCCATCTCGACGAAGCCGCCACCCGCGCCGCCCGCGCCCCCCACTGA
- a CDS encoding hydantoinase/oxoprolinase family protein, translating to MRNQYRLGIDAGGTFTDFILADRDGGVQLFKAPSTPQDGTLAIRAGLAQIADAVGRSPAEIIADCDLCINGTTVALNALIERTGVKVGLLCTEGHEDSLEIRLGHKEEGHRYDAHYPPAHMLVPRHLRRPVGGRILSDGREYSPLDEAAVREAIEYFRAEGVEAVAISFVWSVRNPAHELRAAEMVRAALPGVFVCTGVEVFPQIREYTRTSTTVVNAYLSPVMARYVERIDALFEELGAQQPVRYFQSNGGLAPGGMMRERAVNAINSGPASAPQAGLSVAKPFDIDNVITVDMGGTSFDITLTNAGRTNFSKDVDFLRQRIGVPMIQVETLGAGGGSIAHLDEFGMLQVGPRSAGAKPGPVCYGKGGTEPTVTDANLVLGYLPDGALLGGSIRLNRQAALDAIRSKIADPLGISIERAAYGITTLVNLNMVNGIRRVSIERGHDPRDFALIGAGGAAGMHVVRLAEEIGIHTVLIPKVASGLCAFGQILSDMRYDQLTTLPMRLDAGHVDLAQLNQALAELRNKGLDNLREDGFAADTIECHYTLEMRYLGQIHECSVELASSRLDEQGLAALCDSFHRRHQALYSYSEPGSPVELVNLECSVIGRLPRPPLPELPVPAEVGEAAPSSLRKMLFSADGDWQATPVYDGNHLQAGQTVQGPCVIEESTTNIVIPPGWQATLTPSATYAVTPRT from the coding sequence ATGCGTAACCAATATCGTCTGGGCATCGACGCCGGCGGCACCTTCACCGACTTCATCCTCGCCGACCGCGACGGCGGCGTGCAGCTGTTCAAGGCGCCGTCCACCCCGCAGGACGGCACCCTGGCGATCCGCGCCGGTCTGGCGCAGATCGCCGACGCCGTCGGCCGCTCGCCGGCCGAGATCATTGCCGACTGCGACCTGTGCATCAACGGCACCACCGTGGCGCTCAACGCGCTGATCGAGCGCACCGGGGTCAAGGTCGGCCTGCTGTGCACCGAGGGCCACGAGGACAGCCTGGAGATCCGCCTCGGCCACAAGGAGGAAGGCCACCGCTACGACGCCCACTACCCGCCGGCGCACATGCTGGTGCCGCGCCACCTGCGCCGCCCGGTCGGCGGGCGCATCCTCAGCGACGGCCGCGAGTACAGCCCGCTGGACGAGGCCGCGGTGCGCGAGGCCATCGAGTACTTCCGCGCCGAGGGCGTCGAGGCGGTGGCGATCTCCTTCGTCTGGTCGGTGCGCAACCCGGCCCACGAGCTGCGCGCCGCCGAGATGGTGCGCGCCGCCCTGCCCGGGGTGTTCGTCTGCACCGGCGTCGAGGTGTTCCCGCAGATCCGCGAGTACACCCGCACCTCCACCACCGTGGTCAACGCCTACCTGAGCCCGGTGATGGCGCGCTACGTCGAGCGCATCGACGCGCTGTTCGAGGAGCTCGGCGCCCAGCAGCCGGTGCGCTACTTCCAGTCCAACGGCGGCCTGGCGCCGGGCGGCATGATGCGCGAGCGCGCGGTCAACGCGATCAACTCCGGCCCGGCCTCGGCGCCGCAGGCCGGCCTGTCGGTGGCTAAACCGTTCGACATCGACAACGTGATCACCGTCGACATGGGCGGCACCTCGTTCGACATCACCCTGACCAATGCCGGACGCACCAACTTCAGCAAGGACGTCGACTTCCTGCGCCAGCGCATCGGCGTGCCGATGATCCAGGTGGAGACCCTCGGCGCCGGCGGCGGCTCGATCGCCCACCTCGACGAGTTCGGCATGTTGCAGGTCGGCCCGCGCAGCGCCGGCGCCAAGCCTGGCCCGGTGTGCTACGGCAAGGGCGGCACCGAGCCGACGGTGACCGACGCCAACCTGGTGCTCGGCTACCTGCCCGACGGCGCCCTGCTCGGCGGCAGCATCCGCCTCAACCGTCAGGCGGCGCTGGACGCCATCCGCAGCAAGATCGCCGACCCGCTGGGCATCAGCATCGAGCGCGCGGCCTACGGCATCACCACCCTGGTCAACCTCAACATGGTCAACGGCATCCGCCGCGTGTCCATCGAGCGCGGCCACGACCCGCGCGACTTCGCCCTGATCGGTGCCGGCGGCGCGGCCGGCATGCACGTGGTGCGCCTGGCCGAGGAGATCGGCATCCACACCGTGCTGATCCCCAAGGTCGCCTCCGGCCTGTGCGCCTTCGGCCAGATCCTCTCCGACATGCGCTACGACCAGCTGACCACCCTGCCGATGCGCCTGGACGCCGGCCACGTCGACCTCGCGCAGCTCAACCAGGCGCTGGCCGAGCTGCGCAACAAGGGCCTCGACAACCTGCGCGAGGACGGCTTCGCCGCCGACACCATCGAGTGCCACTACACCCTGGAGATGCGCTACCTCGGGCAGATCCACGAGTGCAGCGTGGAGCTGGCCAGCAGTCGGCTCGACGAGCAGGGCCTGGCCGCACTGTGCGACTCTTTCCACCGCCGCCACCAGGCGCTGTACTCCTACAGCGAGCCGGGCAGCCCGGTGGAGCTGGTCAACCTGGAGTGCTCGGTGATCGGCCGCCTGCCGCGCCCGCCGCTGCCGGAGCTGCCGGTGCCGGCCGAGGTCGGCGAGGCCGCCCCGTCCAGCCTGCGCAAGATGCTGTTCAGCGCCGACGGCGACTGGCAGGCCACCCCGGTGTACGACGGCAACCACCTGCAGGCCGGGCAGACCGTGCAGGGTCCGTGCGTGATCGAGGAAAGCACCACCAACATCGTCATCCCGCCGGGCTGGCAGGCGACGCTCACCCCGTCGGCCACCTATGCGGTGACTCCAAGGACTTGA
- a CDS encoding helix-turn-helix domain-containing protein: protein MAQQLSTRYWPQQERQLRWAEAIGTTYFPLSLEFAPGATFQGSLHVWDTPSTPLTLSRLRSSQLAYSRSKAQVSQDPEACYLVTVPRQTEVLFEQDGRALRCQPGGFIVERGDAPYRFHYAADNDLWVFKLPERALHGQLRGAERYTRFCFDARHGLGRIFVEQLGLCAARFDECDASARHLLLEQALATLLMALRQDERVLNSETSTLAAVHLQRVEQYIERHLANPELNPAQIAEACGLSLRYLHKLFAATPYTLGEWVRLQRLEAVHRQLRDPHCHLSIGELAFRWGFNDQAQFTRAFRQQYGCTAREVRGGLQRRPE from the coding sequence ATGGCTCAACAGCTCTCAACCCGGTACTGGCCGCAACAGGAACGCCAGCTCCGCTGGGCAGAAGCTATCGGCACCACCTACTTTCCCCTCAGCCTGGAGTTCGCCCCCGGAGCGACCTTCCAAGGCAGCCTGCACGTCTGGGACACGCCCAGCACGCCGCTCACCCTCTCCCGCCTGCGCTCCAGCCAGCTCGCCTACTCGCGCAGCAAGGCCCAGGTCAGCCAGGACCCGGAAGCCTGCTACCTGGTCACCGTGCCGCGGCAGACCGAAGTCCTCTTCGAGCAGGACGGCCGCGCCCTGCGCTGCCAGCCGGGCGGCTTCATCGTCGAGCGCGGCGATGCGCCCTACCGCTTCCACTACGCCGCCGACAACGACCTCTGGGTGTTCAAGCTGCCCGAGCGCGCCCTGCACGGCCAGCTGCGCGGCGCGGAACGCTACACCCGCTTCTGCTTCGACGCCCGCCACGGCCTGGGGCGGATCTTCGTCGAGCAGCTCGGCCTGTGCGCGGCGCGCTTCGACGAGTGCGACGCGAGCGCCCGCCACCTGCTGCTGGAACAGGCGCTGGCCACCCTGCTGATGGCCCTGCGCCAGGACGAGCGGGTGCTCAACAGCGAGACCTCGACGCTGGCTGCCGTGCACCTGCAGCGCGTCGAGCAGTACATCGAGCGCCACCTGGCCAACCCCGAACTGAACCCGGCGCAGATCGCCGAGGCCTGCGGCCTGTCGCTGCGCTACCTGCACAAGCTGTTCGCCGCCACGCCCTACACCCTCGGCGAATGGGTCCGCCTGCAACGCCTGGAGGCCGTGCACCGCCAGCTGCGCGACCCGCACTGCCACCTGTCGATCGGCGAACTGGCGTTCCGCTGGGGCTTCAACGACCAGGCCCAGTTCACCCGCGCCTTCCGCCAGCAGTACGGCTGCACCGCTCGGGAGGTGCGTGGGGGGTTGCAGAGGCGGCCGGAGTGA